The Kordia sp. SMS9 genome window below encodes:
- a CDS encoding NHLP leader peptide family RiPP precursor → MELTKEQKLFRTIVEKAWEDDAFKTALIKDPVHAIEALTGEHFDVPEGKTVEVCDQTNSDTIYINISPMPSLDDMELTDDQLEILAGGGDPLPVIQGVTDPPPPPPPGTTGG, encoded by the coding sequence ATGGAACTTACAAAAGAACAAAAATTATTTCGAACTATTGTAGAAAAAGCGTGGGAAGACGATGCTTTTAAAACTGCATTGATTAAAGATCCAGTACATGCCATCGAAGCCTTAACCGGTGAGCATTTTGATGTTCCTGAAGGAAAAACAGTAGAAGTATGTGACCAAACAAATAGTGATACTATTTATATCAACATCAGTCCAATGCCATCGTTAGATGATATGGAGTTGACAGACGATCAATTAGAAATTCTTGCTGGCGGAGGTGATCCACTTCCCGTAATTCAAGGGGTAACCGATCCACCACCACCGCCACCTCCTGGAACGACTGGCGGATAA
- a CDS encoding GAF domain-containing protein — MMIQKSEKILQEVNAILDQISTLMHVERSTFFLWNETANTLESLVAQGVENVMISVPVGTGIVGTMFQHKEAIIVNNTENNVAFEKSYDKQLQFVTKSAICVPVFNEKGDAVGALQCLNKQQGAFTQKDIKILNSFAAAITLIIKNSELYLASEHIKNNFSTLLDVFKAVSSELNLNKLIQVVMNKAAEITNADRSSLFLVDGETGELWTVFAKGLEDKVVRTRKGIVAEVAKNKKAVIVNDPYNHPHFNPAVDKKTKYVTKSILSVPVFNAKNQVLGVIQAINKRTGDFDENDLDILTGFASQIRIAIENAKLFDEIQGMKNHLDILVQNLDNGIVTVDKSFKISTVNETFNSMFQIEESQDFTHQHIDTLAHELKPLFAYCKETIETGEKSYYEELNVKINTKKSVTVNLSVLPMQDAKENIIGAIVVFNDISKEKRIQSNLSRYIPQHLVKQVMNHDNLSLLKGNFSKCSVLFSDIRNFTTLTEEFGAIQIVELLNKYFEVMIASVHTYNGILDKYIGDAIMAVFGVPYANISDSKNAVNCALDMFAMLDELNKANKKLPTLNIGIGISTGNVVSGNIGAEKRFEYTVIGDSVNLSARLESATKTYGVKLLICENTYHEVKNDFHCIEIDTLLVKGKNIPVRVFSVLGQNTTPLSKTQEAFNTKYLQGLTAFRADKLEDAKQYFEAAHALIPNNKPTKVFIERCRNILA; from the coding sequence ATGATGATACAAAAAAGTGAAAAAATATTACAGGAAGTAAACGCTATTTTAGATCAAATTTCTACACTAATGCATGTAGAACGCAGTACTTTTTTTCTATGGAATGAAACCGCAAATACACTTGAAAGTTTAGTAGCACAAGGTGTGGAAAATGTCATGATTTCGGTTCCTGTTGGCACTGGAATTGTAGGAACTATGTTTCAACACAAAGAAGCCATCATTGTAAACAATACGGAAAACAACGTGGCTTTTGAAAAATCGTACGACAAGCAACTGCAATTTGTGACCAAATCCGCCATTTGTGTGCCTGTATTCAATGAAAAAGGAGATGCCGTTGGCGCATTGCAATGTTTAAACAAACAACAAGGCGCATTCACACAAAAAGACATTAAAATATTGAACAGCTTTGCAGCAGCAATCACTTTAATTATAAAAAATAGCGAATTATACTTAGCTAGTGAACATATTAAAAATAACTTTTCAACGCTGTTAGATGTTTTCAAGGCAGTTTCATCCGAGTTGAATTTAAACAAACTCATCCAAGTAGTGATGAACAAAGCAGCCGAAATTACCAATGCAGATAGGAGTTCGCTCTTTTTGGTAGATGGAGAAACGGGTGAATTGTGGACCGTTTTTGCCAAAGGCTTGGAAGACAAAGTAGTACGTACTAGAAAAGGAATTGTAGCAGAAGTTGCCAAAAATAAAAAAGCTGTTATTGTCAACGATCCGTACAACCATCCGCATTTTAATCCTGCGGTAGATAAAAAAACAAAATACGTTACCAAATCTATTTTAAGTGTTCCGGTGTTCAACGCTAAAAATCAGGTATTGGGTGTCATTCAAGCGATCAACAAACGAACGGGCGATTTTGATGAAAACGACTTGGATATTTTAACAGGATTTGCCAGTCAAATACGCATTGCTATTGAAAACGCCAAACTCTTTGATGAAATTCAAGGCATGAAAAATCACTTAGATATTTTGGTGCAAAACTTAGATAACGGAATCGTTACGGTTGATAAATCTTTTAAGATAAGTACGGTGAACGAAACGTTTAACAGCATGTTTCAGATCGAAGAATCGCAAGATTTTACCCATCAGCACATTGATACGTTAGCGCATGAATTGAAACCGTTGTTTGCCTATTGTAAAGAAACGATTGAAACTGGAGAAAAAAGCTATTACGAAGAACTCAACGTTAAAATCAATACTAAAAAATCGGTTACCGTCAACTTGAGCGTGCTACCAATGCAAGACGCAAAAGAAAATATTATTGGTGCTATTGTCGTTTTTAATGATATTTCAAAAGAAAAACGCATTCAGTCAAATTTGAGTCGATACATTCCGCAGCATTTGGTAAAGCAAGTCATGAATCATGATAATTTATCGCTCTTAAAGGGGAATTTCTCAAAATGTAGCGTTTTATTCTCCGATATTCGAAACTTTACTACGCTTACCGAAGAATTTGGCGCCATTCAAATTGTAGAATTGCTCAACAAATATTTTGAAGTAATGATTGCTTCAGTGCATACATACAATGGCATTTTAGACAAATATATTGGTGATGCCATTATGGCGGTTTTTGGTGTTCCGTATGCAAACATTTCCGATTCAAAAAATGCCGTCAATTGTGCACTAGATATGTTTGCTATGTTGGACGAATTGAATAAAGCCAACAAAAAACTACCCACATTAAACATCGGAATTGGCATCAGTACAGGAAATGTAGTCTCTGGAAATATTGGTGCTGAAAAACGTTTTGAATATACTGTAATTGGCGATTCTGTAAACTTATCAGCGCGTTTGGAAAGTGCTACGAAAACTTACGGTGTCAAATTATTAATCTGTGAAAACACCTATCACGAAGTAAAAAATGATTTTCACTGTATCGAAATTGACACCTTGTTGGTAAAAGGAAAAAATATTCCGGTACGTGTGTTTTCTGTGTTAGGACAAAACACCACGCCATTGTCTAAAACACAAGAAGCCTTCAACACGAAATACCTACAAGGATTAACGGCTTTTAGAGCAGACAAACTAGAAGATGCCAAGCAATATTTTGAAGCCGCACATGCATTGATTCCAAACAATAAACCGACCAAAGTCTTTATAGAACGTTGTCGTAACATCTTAGCTTAA
- a CDS encoding adenylate/guanylate cyclase domain-containing protein has protein sequence MADSLIADCKQEIKNRNFGKALTLANQSVSIYQEIQDYKAIGDGYNQIATIFYYQGEPYKALTNFEKSASYFKKANFKNGLASATNNVGAIYYFLGNYSKALDHYKIAVQLHEDLNNEKQVAGTTQNIGNIYSILNEFEEAKRYFGIAEKNYRKSNDEKALSLVLSSLGDVYAKEKNYTEALQNFEVSLELATKNKATQTQAQVLFNLGKLHEDKNEYDTAVNYYNKSLTISRTSKSNLNESSALIALGNINLKIGKKQNAVARCKKGLEIAKKINSVSIQEEACNCLYNAYKATNNPIKALQYNERMYLLRDSLNLKQTSDKILNMEFEKEMILDSIANVEKERILKLQHKEEVAKKEKQRNIFIIAVCFAVIIVLAIFGRLNYMRKSKARLQIEKDRSEHLLHNILPEEVADELKEKGFVDAQDFETASILFTDFKSFTETASHLTPQQLVEQINIYFKAFDAIIGHYKIEKIKTIGDAYMAAGGLPKPDANAVKKTILAALDMQAFVTKRKQENTLLDKPAFDMRVGIHVGPIVAGIVGVKKFQYDVWGDTVNIASRMESNGTIGKVNISSNTFALVKDDPDFTFEYRGKITAKGKGELQMYYVQHAKEQKDLTTTTPIPQKVDPISV, from the coding sequence ATGGCCGATAGTTTGATAGCAGATTGCAAGCAGGAAATAAAAAATAGAAACTTTGGCAAAGCATTGACTTTAGCAAACCAAAGTGTATCCATATATCAGGAAATACAAGATTACAAAGCTATTGGAGATGGCTATAATCAAATAGCCACCATTTTTTACTACCAAGGCGAACCGTATAAAGCACTCACAAATTTTGAAAAAAGCGCTTCCTATTTTAAAAAAGCCAATTTTAAAAATGGACTTGCGTCTGCTACCAATAATGTTGGTGCTATTTATTACTTTTTGGGAAATTACTCCAAAGCACTTGATCATTACAAGATTGCAGTACAACTTCACGAAGACTTGAATAACGAAAAGCAAGTTGCGGGAACTACACAAAATATAGGAAACATTTATTCCATCTTAAATGAATTTGAAGAGGCAAAAAGATACTTTGGCATCGCCGAGAAAAATTACAGAAAATCCAACGACGAAAAAGCACTTTCATTAGTACTCAGTAGTTTGGGTGATGTGTACGCAAAGGAGAAAAACTATACCGAAGCACTGCAAAACTTTGAAGTTTCACTCGAATTGGCAACTAAAAACAAAGCTACGCAAACACAAGCACAAGTACTTTTCAATTTAGGAAAATTACACGAAGACAAAAACGAGTACGACACAGCTGTAAACTATTACAACAAATCACTAACTATTTCCAGAACTTCCAAAAGTAATTTGAATGAAAGTTCAGCGTTGATTGCTCTGGGCAACATCAATCTAAAAATTGGGAAGAAGCAAAACGCTGTCGCGAGATGTAAAAAAGGATTGGAAATTGCCAAAAAAATAAATTCAGTATCTATTCAGGAAGAAGCCTGTAATTGTTTGTACAATGCATATAAAGCTACAAACAATCCTATAAAAGCATTGCAATACAATGAACGCATGTATTTGTTACGAGACAGTCTGAACCTCAAACAAACTTCTGACAAAATACTGAACATGGAGTTTGAAAAGGAAATGATTCTTGATAGTATTGCCAATGTGGAAAAAGAACGCATTCTAAAACTTCAACACAAAGAAGAAGTGGCAAAGAAAGAAAAGCAACGCAATATTTTCATCATTGCAGTTTGTTTTGCGGTTATCATTGTGTTGGCAATTTTTGGTAGATTGAATTACATGCGAAAATCGAAAGCCAGACTTCAGATTGAAAAAGATCGCTCGGAACATTTATTACACAATATTCTTCCTGAAGAAGTTGCGGACGAATTGAAAGAAAAAGGATTTGTAGATGCACAAGATTTTGAAACTGCTTCCATATTGTTTACCGACTTTAAATCGTTTACAGAGACAGCTTCACACTTAACACCACAACAACTTGTAGAACAAATCAATATTTACTTTAAAGCATTTGATGCCATCATTGGACATTATAAGATTGAAAAAATAAAAACCATTGGAGATGCATACATGGCTGCTGGAGGATTGCCAAAACCAGATGCCAACGCCGTGAAAAAAACCATTTTAGCTGCTTTAGACATGCAAGCATTTGTGACCAAAAGAAAGCAAGAAAACACCTTACTAGACAAACCTGCTTTTGATATGCGTGTAGGCATTCATGTAGGACCTATTGTGGCAGGAATTGTGGGTGTGAAAAAGTTTCAATACGACGTTTGGGGCGATACGGTTAATATTGCGAGTCGAATGGAAAGTAATGGCACTATTGGTAAAGTAAATATTAGCAGCAATACGTTTGCGCTGGTTAAAGATGATCCTGATTTCACTTTTGAATACCGCGGAAAAATTACAGCCAAAGGAAAAGGAGAGCTTCAAATGTACTATGTACAGCATGCAAAAGAGCAGAAAGATTTGACTACCACAACGCCTATTCCACAGAAAGTAGATCCTATAAGCGTGTAA
- a CDS encoding NHLP family bacteriocin export ABC transporter peptidase/permease/ATPase subunit, with protein MSKKTTKPIKKKLPRPVKTPTVLQMEAVECGAAALSIILGYYGKFVPLEKLRISCGVSRDGLKASNLLKAARQYGLEAKGYAKSIEKLKEVKMPAIIFWNFNHFLVIEGFTKNKVFLSDPAQGRYHVSHQEFDDAFTGVVMTFKPGENFEKGNEKKGLMSSLAARVANSKMSITYIILASLFLVIPGLVIPSFTKMFIDKYLVNGISEFIMPLLLVMGGVLIINSLLIYLQQYYLLRLETKLALTTSSKFLWHVFHLPIAFFTQRYSGEIGNRVSLNDKVAKLLSGDLATSALNAIVVVFYALLMFSYDVVLTCIGIGMATLNIVALKFVSRARKDGNRRFMNENGKLLGTTTSGISMIETLKASGRENDFFTTWTGYLAKVMNAQQELGWLTTRLNIIPPLLMSLTTTIVLGTGAMRVMDGQMTLGMLVAFLYLMNNFMGPVNQLVTMGRMLQETEGDMSRIDDVLNYEVATEFNEENAAKKNNVSPESFNKLTGHFEMKNISFGYNTTMPALIEDFSLRLRPGSRVALVGGSGSGKSTVARLASGLCEPWSGEIRFDGKLREDLPRHVITQSVAVIDQEVLMFKGTIQENIAFWDTKIPEKHIIQSARDAAIHDTVAARTNAYDSEVLERGSNFSGGQRQRLEIARALALNPTFLIMDEATSALDPKSEKVVMDNIKKRGCTCLIVAHRLSTIMDCDEIIVMEFGKIVERGTHSELLSKNGTYAKLIDSK; from the coding sequence ATGAGCAAAAAAACGACCAAACCAATCAAAAAAAAACTGCCTCGTCCAGTAAAAACACCTACGGTGTTACAAATGGAAGCTGTAGAGTGTGGTGCTGCTGCATTGAGCATTATTCTTGGATATTACGGAAAATTTGTTCCCTTAGAAAAATTGAGAATTTCCTGCGGTGTATCTAGAGATGGACTCAAAGCATCCAACTTATTGAAAGCGGCACGACAATACGGATTAGAAGCTAAAGGATACGCAAAATCCATTGAAAAACTAAAAGAGGTAAAAATGCCTGCCATCATCTTCTGGAATTTCAATCACTTCTTAGTCATTGAAGGATTTACAAAAAACAAAGTATTCTTGAGTGATCCTGCGCAAGGTAGATATCATGTAAGTCACCAAGAATTTGACGATGCTTTTACAGGCGTAGTCATGACTTTTAAACCAGGTGAAAACTTCGAAAAAGGAAACGAGAAAAAAGGGCTCATGAGTTCGTTGGCTGCTAGAGTTGCCAATTCTAAAATGAGCATTACCTATATCATTTTGGCAAGTTTATTCTTGGTCATTCCTGGACTCGTCATTCCATCGTTCACAAAAATGTTTATTGACAAATATCTAGTCAACGGTATTTCAGAATTTATCATGCCATTATTACTGGTCATGGGAGGCGTTTTAATCATTAATTCGCTCCTCATCTATCTGCAACAATACTATTTATTACGATTAGAAACAAAATTAGCACTCACAACTTCCAGTAAGTTTTTATGGCATGTATTTCACTTGCCTATCGCCTTTTTTACCCAACGTTATAGTGGGGAAATCGGGAACAGAGTTTCCTTAAATGACAAAGTAGCCAAACTACTCAGTGGCGACTTGGCAACCTCCGCATTAAATGCAATTGTCGTTGTTTTTTATGCCTTACTGATGTTTTCGTATGATGTCGTATTGACCTGTATCGGAATAGGAATGGCAACGCTCAATATTGTAGCACTAAAATTTGTGTCAAGAGCGCGAAAAGACGGAAACCGAAGATTCATGAATGAAAACGGAAAGTTATTAGGAACAACCACTTCTGGAATCAGCATGATTGAAACCCTAAAAGCATCTGGACGAGAAAATGACTTCTTCACAACGTGGACAGGTTATTTGGCAAAAGTAATGAATGCACAACAAGAACTCGGTTGGTTGACAACGCGTCTAAACATCATCCCGCCATTATTAATGTCGTTAACCACCACCATTGTACTAGGAACTGGTGCCATGCGCGTAATGGATGGACAAATGACGCTTGGTATGTTAGTCGCTTTTTTATACTTGATGAACAACTTTATGGGACCTGTAAATCAGCTAGTAACCATGGGTAGAATGTTGCAAGAAACGGAAGGCGACATGAGTCGCATTGATGATGTACTTAACTACGAAGTTGCCACGGAATTTAACGAAGAAAATGCTGCCAAAAAGAACAATGTTTCCCCAGAAAGTTTCAACAAGCTTACGGGACATTTTGAAATGAAAAACATCTCTTTTGGCTACAATACCACCATGCCTGCACTCATTGAAGATTTTAGCTTACGCCTACGACCAGGAAGCAGAGTAGCACTTGTTGGAGGTTCTGGTAGTGGAAAATCAACCGTAGCACGATTGGCTTCTGGACTTTGCGAACCTTGGAGCGGAGAAATTCGATTTGATGGAAAACTTAGAGAAGATTTACCGCGACACGTCATTACGCAATCCGTTGCTGTCATTGACCAAGAAGTGTTAATGTTTAAAGGAACCATTCAAGAAAACATCGCCTTTTGGGACACCAAAATTCCTGAAAAGCATATCATTCAGTCTGCTCGTGATGCTGCCATTCACGATACTGTGGCTGCAAGAACCAATGCCTACGATAGTGAAGTATTGGAACGCGGATCTAACTTCAGTGGTGGACAACGACAACGACTCGAAATTGCCAGAGCACTCGCACTAAATCCTACGTTCTTAATCATGGATGAAGCCACAAGTGCTTTAGATCCGAAATCGGAAAAAGTAGTCATGGACAACATCAAAAAACGTGGATGCACCTGTTTAATAGTTGCCCACAGATTGAGCACCATTATGGATTGTGATGAAATCATCGTTATGGAATTTGGAAAAATTGTAGAACGAGGAACGCATTCAGAATTATTAAGTAAAAATGGTACATACGCCAAGTTAATCGATTCAAAATAA
- a CDS encoding NHLP bacteriocin export ABC transporter permease/ATPase subunit has product MFENEKIKLAANQSLVLNEYNRFWMITAGEVDVFYADIDEDGTYVSALNYLYSAKSGELLLSLVPSKKEEKNIKLLVVSKGASLVAINKNKLFEINHLFLKKMMENWILKTASIIQQVISPRVYTPLVSYETTTLKKETIAFPTKGLVWCLLEEGEITKYASDQIVTTNDEFKYPFPVSNALWATAASDNVSVKVISTREALKDEIDFMLALNDLQNHLHTTLIKNYEVSIEEEKLRIADRVESETSNLTKTLNQLRTIVMGKKDDGNGSSSLDKNIDNNLFAACKTIGDAVGFNFEAPKYMESYKNSTKNQLYAIAQASKVRVRKIILRGTWWKDENGHLLAFYKQDKRPVALIQSSPTSYVLKDITTGEEHKVNYEIAEQLEPICYMFFYGFTGTMTSVKKIANFAAQGIKKDAKYLLLAAFSGSIIGLLVPILSGIMFDDVIPAADKSLHFEVFGIMLILGFVTAGLQLVQGVLLLRVETKSSINMQAGVMDHLLRLPVTFYKKYAAGDLTNRALSINGIRQILSSTVMTAVLSGAFSFVNLGLLFYYDSSLAWIGVGLAVLAITFMLIIGWLKLKHDRDISDVQGDLQGFLFEFLSGISKIRVTGGEKRIFTLWATKFSRLKKLGFTSGSYQNFVEIFNGSYPLFTSIFFFAFIYYAVSNAAVAGTMISVGAFMAFISAFNQFLGDCLKMSMALITSLNIITLYERVKPILEEIPESSTQSTDPGELVGDIEMNAVSFRYHSEQPLVLNDVSFKINRGEMVAFVGTSGSGKSTIMRLLLGFEEPEAGSIYYDGDAFDSMNKDLVRRQIGVVLQNGALMSGTIYQNIVGNSELTLDDAWEAARMAGMEEDIKQMPMEMHTVISEGAGTFSGGQRQRLMIARAIVHKPRLLFMDEATSALDNRTQNIVSESLDKLQATRIVIAHRLSTVRNADRIYVLDKGTIVEHGSYEELMEQGGIFSSLAKRQIA; this is encoded by the coding sequence ATGTTTGAAAATGAAAAAATAAAATTAGCTGCAAACCAATCATTGGTTCTCAATGAATACAATCGCTTTTGGATGATTACCGCTGGTGAAGTCGATGTTTTTTATGCTGATATTGACGAAGATGGAACGTATGTAAGTGCCTTAAATTATTTATACAGTGCCAAATCGGGCGAATTGCTATTAAGCTTAGTTCCTTCTAAAAAGGAAGAAAAAAATATCAAATTATTAGTGGTTAGTAAAGGTGCTTCTTTAGTTGCCATCAATAAAAATAAGCTGTTTGAAATAAATCATCTCTTTCTCAAAAAAATGATGGAGAATTGGATTCTAAAAACGGCAAGTATCATTCAACAAGTAATTTCACCAAGAGTATATACGCCTTTAGTTTCGTATGAAACAACAACCTTAAAAAAAGAAACCATTGCCTTTCCTACAAAAGGATTGGTATGGTGTCTATTGGAAGAAGGCGAAATTACAAAATATGCCAGCGATCAAATTGTCACAACAAATGATGAATTTAAATATCCTTTTCCTGTTTCAAACGCTTTATGGGCAACTGCTGCTTCAGACAACGTAAGCGTCAAAGTCATCAGCACTAGAGAAGCGTTAAAAGATGAAATTGACTTCATGTTGGCACTGAATGACCTGCAAAATCATTTGCACACCACACTCATTAAAAATTACGAAGTAAGCATCGAAGAAGAAAAATTGCGTATTGCAGACAGAGTTGAGTCAGAAACTTCCAATCTTACCAAAACGCTCAATCAACTACGAACCATTGTCATGGGTAAAAAAGATGATGGTAATGGTTCGTCTTCTCTAGACAAAAATATAGACAATAACTTATTTGCCGCTTGTAAAACTATTGGAGATGCTGTCGGATTCAATTTTGAAGCTCCAAAATACATGGAGTCGTATAAAAACAGTACCAAAAACCAATTGTATGCCATTGCGCAAGCTTCCAAAGTGAGAGTTCGAAAAATCATCCTAAGAGGTACGTGGTGGAAAGATGAAAATGGACATTTACTTGCGTTCTACAAACAAGACAAAAGACCTGTAGCTTTGATTCAAAGTTCACCAACTTCCTATGTTTTGAAAGATATAACTACGGGTGAAGAACACAAAGTAAATTACGAAATTGCAGAACAGTTAGAACCTATTTGCTACATGTTTTTCTACGGGTTTACTGGCACCATGACTTCCGTAAAAAAAATAGCAAACTTTGCGGCGCAAGGCATCAAAAAAGATGCTAAATATTTATTATTAGCTGCCTTTTCAGGAAGTATTATTGGGTTGCTCGTGCCTATCTTATCAGGAATTATGTTTGACGATGTCATTCCCGCAGCCGACAAATCATTGCACTTTGAAGTATTTGGCATCATGTTAATTCTTGGTTTTGTAACCGCAGGATTGCAATTGGTACAAGGCGTTTTATTACTTAGAGTAGAAACCAAATCAAGTATCAACATGCAAGCAGGTGTTATGGACCATTTATTGCGATTGCCAGTTACCTTCTATAAAAAATATGCCGCGGGCGATTTAACCAACAGAGCGTTAAGCATCAACGGTATTCGACAAATATTATCCAGTACCGTAATGACTGCCGTATTAAGTGGTGCCTTTTCATTTGTCAACTTAGGATTGTTATTTTATTACGATTCAAGTTTGGCGTGGATTGGTGTAGGATTGGCAGTACTTGCCATTACCTTCATGCTAATTATTGGTTGGTTAAAATTAAAACACGATCGTGACATCTCGGACGTGCAAGGTGATTTGCAAGGGTTTCTATTTGAATTCCTTTCTGGAATTAGCAAAATTAGAGTCACAGGTGGCGAAAAAAGAATATTCACACTATGGGCAACTAAATTTTCAAGATTAAAAAAATTAGGATTTACCTCAGGAAGCTATCAAAACTTCGTAGAAATCTTCAATGGTTCGTATCCGTTATTTACCAGCATCTTTTTCTTCGCTTTCATATACTATGCCGTTAGCAATGCCGCTGTGGCTGGCACCATGATTTCTGTAGGTGCATTTATGGCATTCATCAGTGCGTTCAATCAGTTTTTAGGCGATTGTTTAAAAATGAGCATGGCCTTAATTACGTCGTTAAACATCATTACATTATACGAACGTGTAAAGCCCATCTTAGAAGAAATTCCTGAATCTTCAACGCAAAGTACCGATCCAGGAGAATTAGTTGGCGATATTGAAATGAACGCAGTTTCGTTCAGATATCACTCCGAACAACCCTTGGTGTTAAACGATGTTTCTTTCAAAATAAATCGTGGAGAAATGGTTGCTTTTGTAGGCACATCAGGATCTGGAAAATCTACCATTATGCGTTTATTACTCGGATTTGAAGAGCCAGAAGCAGGATCTATTTATTATGATGGAGATGCGTTCGATTCTATGAATAAGGATTTGGTGCGAAGACAAATTGGAGTGGTGCTTCAAAATGGAGCTTTGATGTCGGGAACGATCTACCAAAACATTGTGGGAAACTCTGAATTAACCTTAGACGATGCGTGGGAAGCAGCACGTATGGCAGGAATGGAAGAAGACATCAAGCAAATGCCGATGGAAATGCATACTGTGATCAGTGAAGGCGCCGGCACTTTTTCTGGAGGACAGCGTCAACGTTTAATGATTGCACGCGCCATTGTTCACAAACCAAGATTGTTGTTTATGGACGAAGCAACAAGTGCGTTAGACAATAGAACCCAAAACATTGTTTCCGAAAGTTTAGACAAACTACAAGCTACCAGAATTGTAATTGCACATCGTTTGAGTACGGTTCGCAATGCCGATCGTATTTATGTATTGGACAAAGGAACCATTGTAGAACACGGATCGTATGAAGAATTAATGGAGCAAGGCGGCATATTCTCAAGTTTAGCAAAAAGACAAATCGCTTAG
- a CDS encoding DUF6090 family protein, whose product MKSKRIKFNWRKYFFETLSMFIAVISAFALNNWNQERRDYKAEKEIIKAVKLAVKNDLQTIKTNKAGYKLSKKSCAHLRDLIDNKPINQDSIHEYYTHVFANFIFLPNKTGYEGLASKGLDIIKDDLLRARITYYYNYYFDLLVKFEEQSDPEAIYLEINTILAKYMEFDEAGKLSGVTQPIDITEAQRKKIYSYLWQIEANRDQKILVYQYLEEQITTLQSQAESILETMD is encoded by the coding sequence ATGAAATCTAAACGTATAAAATTCAATTGGCGAAAGTATTTTTTTGAAACACTCTCTATGTTTATTGCGGTGATTTCTGCATTTGCTCTTAACAATTGGAATCAAGAAAGAAGAGATTATAAAGCAGAGAAAGAAATCATTAAAGCGGTAAAACTGGCGGTAAAAAATGATCTTCAAACCATCAAAACAAATAAAGCTGGCTACAAATTGTCTAAAAAGTCCTGTGCGCATTTACGAGACTTGATTGATAACAAGCCGATCAACCAAGATTCTATTCACGAATATTATACACACGTATTTGCAAATTTTATCTTCTTGCCAAATAAAACAGGATATGAAGGATTGGCTTCTAAAGGATTGGATATTATTAAAGATGATTTATTGCGCGCACGTATTACGTATTATTACAATTATTATTTTGATTTGTTGGTAAAGTTTGAAGAACAAAGCGATCCAGAAGCGATTTACCTAGAAATCAATACCATTTTAGCAAAATATATGGAGTTTGACGAAGCCGGAAAACTCTCAGGAGTTACACAACCTATTGACATTACGGAAGCGCAACGAAAAAAAATATACAGCTATTTATGGCAAATTGAAGCAAACCGCGATCAAAAAATTCTAGTATATCAATATTTAGAAGAACAAATTACGACGCTGCAATCGCAAGCAGAGAGCATTTTAGAAACGATGGATTAA
- a CDS encoding NHLP leader peptide family RiPP precursor: MKLTAQQQKSQELLQTIITKAWEDENFKQELIEDPIDAIERATGERIRLPEGKTLIVKDQTNTSAIYINIPAEPNIEDMELNEEQLEAVAGGSAVWTFPIINLPTNPSKDGFK; this comes from the coding sequence ATGAAACTGACAGCGCAACAACAAAAATCGCAAGAATTGTTACAAACAATTATCACTAAAGCTTGGGAAGATGAAAATTTCAAGCAAGAATTAATTGAAGATCCAATTGATGCCATTGAAAGAGCGACTGGAGAGCGTATCCGATTACCAGAAGGAAAAACACTTATAGTAAAAGATCAGACCAATACTTCTGCTATTTATATAAATATTCCTGCCGAACCAAATATTGAAGATATGGAACTTAATGAAGAGCAGTTGGAAGCTGTAGCAGGTGGATCGGCTGTTTGGACTTTTCCCATTATAAATTTACCAACCA